caataactaatttgttattataaaatattggtgtgagagtattttatttcttattcaaTTCTGTAAGAAATTTTTTAACCATATTTTTTATGTTGctatatattctatttttattgtaGAGAGAgtaattactatttttttttaatgaacaaGAAGTTATACTAAAaatgaaatgtaaattttggattattttttcttgtttttatgtCTTCGGCCCGGTCATTAACCATTAGTATAACTCATAACACTAcaacaaatacataaattagtggtgattttttttgttatttgtggGAGGTTTTAAACCGTTATAAAATCGCTCTTCAAGAGTTTTTCAACCATCATCTATTAGCTCATGAGAATTAATTACTACGGCGATTTTCAGAAACTATTGGTATAACTGTCACTATACAAATATTTCACGTGAAATTGCATAACAATAATTTTAAACTGCCACAATATGTCCAAAcaggataatattttttttgtcaaaagtagttaattttttatttattaaataaaactgGACCAAAAAAGCTTCAGACAATAGAAGAATGAGATATTCTATCGTAAccaaattgtaaaaaaaataactaaaagagaaaaagaaaacttaGTTAATGTATCTATAATATTTATCTTCTTTACTTATCCTTTTCACATCGAAGAAAAGTTGCTGAGTCGAGAGAGAATTGCCGTCAAAGATGAATGAGTTGTGTGCTTTCGATATTAGCTAGAAAAGATTAACAGTGAGTAATAAATATTCTTTtctattcctcttcttcttcaaattatCAAATATTATCGTccaccatttttcaaaaaattgtgTTGGGGTTTATATTGAAGGTTTGGAGTTCCGATTCTTGCAAAACAGTGTTGGAGTGGAcacaaaattaaagattaagCAATGCTCAATAGATTCTTACAATTACTTGCATCTTGAGAGAAAATTGGAGAGATTGTTGCAATTCTTTGATGAAGTCTTTGACCAATCAATAAACCACTGTACATCACCTTCCACAAAAAATCCTAACTTTAGGCTGACATTTGAGATCCCAGATTGAAAACATTAAACACTTTTCCTGACATAGCTCCGACAGAAATTCGACGAGAGGTTGAAAAATTTAGAAAGCTAGGTAGTAGTCTGAAGTAACTAAATATTTTCCATCTTTGGTTCTCTCTCCAGATTAgtacatcttcttcttctctaatttcagtTTGCAATATGAGTTGTGCTATTTTTGGGATGAAATTTTATGAGATTACTTGATGATTTTATTGTCTATCTTGCGTAATAAATTATAAGATCCATTGTATTTGCGGTTGATGTTCAAATTATCCATGCTTGCTATTAGAAAATTGTTTGTCAACTACATATCTTCAACTATTCCCACATAATTATCCCTTCCAATTTTTCAGtgtaatcttttttcaaaattttttttgtccttAATAAAGTTTCTCCATCCCCAAGACAGATTGTTACCAACCTcagctttcaaaaattttgagaatctgaaatatttatttttatagacCTTAAAAATCAGAGATTTTGTCGTGGACAGTAATCTCCAGTCCTATTTATCCAGCATTGTTAAGTTAAAAGCTCTCTCAAATCTTTAATACTGAGCCTTCTCTGATTCTTAGGTCGACAGACAGCACTCCATTTCACTAGTGTAATTTTCTTTCTGATCTTTGTTGTTCCACAAAAATCATATAATCATTTTATAAATCTCATCAAGCAAAATTTTCGGTAGTTTAAAACAGCTAAGAGTGTATATAAGGATAGTTGATACCACTGCCTTAATAAGAACATCTCTGCCACTAGCCGATAGTAGGAACTTTTTTCACTACTGTAATTTTTTAGCCACCTTATTCTTCACGTAGTTAAAAATAGCTTTTTTAGATTTGTGAAGAATCACGGAAGGAAGGCTACGTATTTGTCTTAATTGTCCACATGTAAAACTTGTAATAAGACTACTAAATGATTTCTCACTCCTTCAGGGGTATTATTgctaaaaaacacaaataatttGTGTAAATTAACCATCTGTATACTAATTTGACTATAGATGTTAAGGGTATTAAGTAAGTTCAGATAGTCCTCCTACAAAATTCGACTAATTAAACAATATAGAGTCATATGCAAAGAATAAATGATTGATCATAGAACATCTTTGGTTCAATCTCAAACCTTTAATTTGATGTCTCTGTTCTCTTCTTTAGAGCAGATAAGATAAcctttttgcataaaaaaaataaataggagaaaaaaggatctccttatcagagttttttACATGACTTAAAAAAACTATGAAATTGGCATTCTACAATAACAAAGTACAAAATAATTGTCACACACTCCTTCAATCAACCCATCCACCTTTTACAAAAATCGATACCCTCCATCACTGCCCAAACAAAACTCTACTCAATTCTGTCATACGTCTTGCTCATGTCCAATTTAAGAGCAATCTCATAATCActatatcacttgttcttcaaatgATGCATGAATTTATGAGTATATAGAATATTGTTACTAATAAGCTAGTCTATAATAAATACATCCTGATTATCACTAATTACCTTATTCATTATGTTGCATGCGATAAATCAGAATCTTAAACACTATCTTGTAAAAAATGCTACTTAAATTGGTGGGTTTGATTTGTTTCATAATATGAGTATTATCCATCTTAGGAATAAAAAACATATGAGTATGGTTAAAAGTCCTTAACATATGCCCACcataaaagaagataaaaatagtacttaaaacaatatttttaataatactttagtagaattgaaaaatttttacagTAAAACCATCATCACCTGGATATGAGAAAGGATTAATAAAAAAGACAATTGTCTTCACTTCTTCCTCTGAGACCAGTTTGGTTAACATTCAATTAGTACTATCACAATTTTGCAGGGTAAATCATTTAGTACTTCAGCAGGGCTACTCGGATAAGAGGACTTAAATAAgtctttaaaaatattcttgtgCTATGGATGTAATTCCAACTGGGTCTGACTTAattctttcatttttatcttctaAACTACTGATTTTGTTCTTGCAACTTTTAGTCTGGAATTTAGAGTGAAAGAATTTAGCATTGTTATCACTCCACTTGACCATTGAACCTGAGacttctctttttaaaatctttcctCTATTTCATACACATCTTCCAAGCCAGTTTTCATCTGTCTAATTAATTTACTATTGGAATCCTCACCCTTATCTTTCTTGGCAATTAGTTTGATAGAATAGGCAttgatttgtattttaatttgaattatagttAGAGATTTTTTGCCATTCCACCAGGACATGTCTACATTTTTTAAGCTTTTGGAACAATTTGAACATTGGAGAACCCTTTACATTTATTCTCCATAACTGTAGAACTATATTCTTCACCTCTTTCTCATAACACAAACACTCTGAAAACGAAATCTGTGTTTTGCTTTAAAGGAATTAATATCGAAATTAAGTAGGAGAGGGCAATGATCAGAACCAACATCACTCAAGTGAAAAATGATTGTTCTAGGATAGTCTATTAGATTACTATTAAATTATCTATTACTCTAAGTaaattttcttctttcaaatcCCAAATCTACTAGTCTTccatttgataaaattaaaaatattctgaATGAAAGTAACAAATTCATCCACCTTCCTTCCTTCTCATGGTAAGTAAGTAGTTATAGAATTAAAGccactaataattaaataatgctCACTTATGTTAGCCATAATATTTAGAATTTGGCTAAATTGTGCTTCTCTTTGTCTCTCGTCAATGTACAAATAAACTCCCATCACATCCCATATCTTTTGGCTTATAGAGTCCTCCAATTTAAAATATACTAAGTAATCTTCATATTGCATAATCTGTATTTTCTCCTCTTCCATGCTATCATTAAACCTCCTGCCATCTATCTTGGATCAACACAAGAAATTCTTATAAAACCAACATCTCCAAAAATTCTTTCCATAGTCAAGGAAGTGTTTTTTGTTTCGCATAAAAAAACCACATCACGAGAATGAATCAAATACAATCCTTTAATGTTGTGAATTGTAAGAAATTTTTCTAAATTCCGATAGTTTTACATTATCATCTTTATGGATCCTTGAATGCCATTTTTGGGTGGCACCCTCCCTTTTCTCATTCACCATCATGTGATCATGGTAGATTTTTTTTGCCTTTGACttcactttcttttcttctaaaCTTCGTTTAACTCCGGTTAGTAGGCTGTTAGACTGAGATCTTCTTGCTATCTTTTTCAGATTCTATTGTTCTCATCATTTTTCTTATGACTCCTACTATTAAAACAAAGTAGTTTAGTCCCTTCTAGTACTCCTTTCCTGGTTTTTGATCTGTTGACAGtgttaaaattatttgagatatttttattaactttaaTCTCTTTCAAAATAGCCATTGGTTCCTCTCTATCATGCCTCATGGACCTACTTTAAGCCTCCTTCTCCTTGATGCTCACCTGTTTTCTTGCTTCTCGAACTAATAGATTTACAAAACCGTATAAAAGCCAAGCTGGAGGTGGTTTCCTCATAGGTTGAGATGAGGAAAAATTTTGCTGGCTCTTGTTAGCACTGTCACATCTATAGTCTTCCTCAATTCTCCTACCCACTTGATCTGCTTTTAGTCAAGCACCAATCTAGTCTTGCTTAATCTGATTTGCAGCAAAATTATCCATAAACTTTGTACAACTTTTCTATCATGTCTTAAGTAAGTGCAATAAGTGTAAAAATTTTCAACTCGTTTGTATCTCAAACCCGCTTCTACAAATTTATTATTCAGAGCATTCATTCACATGTTATCCAACATTTTTTCTCCCCTTATGCCAATGGAATATTTATACAATgcgtacaatggaggtttatggagtattagagatataaccattagtgcTACAAACTTTTGGGATGaatggtatcatgacatggtattagagcgcTAGATCCGAAAAGTCAAGAATTTGATCCTTGGTGAACCCCAAAATTAGTTTAAGTTTTtgggaagatgtttattatccctagtactcggatggttattctagatagtacaggatgttcattttgtaactcaatagcctattgtacacattgtacaagtAGTCCATTGTCTCCCTAAAAAGATCCTTAGAATTTTAGCCTTTAAAATACGAGATTCTTTTCTCTTAACACTAAAAAAGGCAACATCAAGAATCCCACTGAACTTCTTACCTAATTTCTTCTCTACCTCTAACGTTTTAAACTATTCTGAAAGAGCACATAGTTAAGCCGTCGAGAAGACATAGTAGTGAAGCCTTAGCCATTAATAGTTATTACCTTAAACAACATTAGCTCACAATATTTACtttgttagtatttttataaTGAATACCATCATTTAAAATACCTTCAAATAACGgccaatcttttttttttcctatttgcGTATAGTAGGAATAAGGCTCCGTTATAAATATGTTATGTAATCCAACTACTAACACTATCTGATCTGATTGCAGTTTATTATGAGATGCTTCTAATCAAACTCTTATAATAAGTAGAATTTATCAttctttctttgtcttttgtcAATAAGTTACACTTCTTTTTCATCAGAGTAGAAACTCATGATCATTTTGAATGTTTCATttgaaactttttcaaaatgttactattataattttactgataaataaaaaattctccatctttttgaataatttttataccaaaaaaataagatatcaaTGTCATGTCagtcattttaaaatttgtcaTTTATCATGTGTCATTCTAAATCATTGCTAGATCAGCTTATGAGCTCTTACTCCTAATCCACCCTAACTattattcttgtttttattttattcctattATAGTAATGActtacttttaatttcttttattcgTGTTTCTCACTTCCCATTTCATTTCGATACTATGTTGTGATATCTATTGAGATGCTGATGAATTTCGATATTTGAACTCTTGATATTATTCTCCTCAAAATTTGAACTGTTTATCAGGAAAAGTATGACCCAAAGCTAGAAAGTATTCTAAGAAATGCATCCATGAAGGACAACACAGTTATCATCACAAGTTTGAATGAAGCATGGGCAAaaccaggttcaatatttgatGTGTTTCGAGAGAGTTTTCGAGTTGGAAACGACACAAAAAATTTCTTAAATCATTTGGTGGTAATAAATTGGGATCAAAAGGCACAAGCACGTTGCCAAGCCATACACCCATATTGTTATCAGATTGAATCAAAGAGCGAGAATGCCACATCAAAGGAAGCATTTTTTATGACCAAAGACTACCTCCACATTGTGTGGAGAAAAATTGAGTTTCTTGGCTTTGTTCTTCAAATGGGGTACAACTTTGTCTTTACGGTACGtcgattttttttatctcaaataatcaatttcTTTATCAAACATGACTTTCTACGTACTGTTTTTCATAATTGTGAATCTCTATTTGGTTGTAAATATATATCCAGTTTGATTATATGTAGTCATGGAGTTTGTTtataattgtgattttttttcattatatttttatgaaattgatcttaaatttgaatttagtttGCATTATTCTTTCGGTAATattatattagaaatataataatttaaaattaacttatttACCCTAACgttcataattttatttatgtaataatcataattatatattattatattaatattattcaattattttaacagtaattaaaaaatataaataaaataaatagtaattaaaaaatataaataagataacTTTTATACTATTTAGTTATGTTTGTTTATAAGTATAAGAAACTAAAATATGAATATAATGATGcaaaattatgttattatttggCAGAAGATATATAAATAACGACATTATGtctgaaaatattaaattagtaaattttatatcttttctAATAAGAAAGACACAGTAACACTCAACGGAGTcacaatttatattttgtttttattgttttttataattatattttttatcattctatttttttaaaattgtgttaagaaaaaaattaattaaattttttattatttattttattttatattcagtttattatcaaataaaatatttaaaaaaataacttttatatttatatcttttgTGTCTTATTTTAAATGTGATATCTCAATTTGTTTTGGTTTCAAAaccaaatatttttgtattcttttagAACTGTGGAGCTAGCCTGAATTTCTATATATACACTATAATAACTCATGATGGCTGATGATCTTATGGCGTTTACGTaggattaagaaaaaaaaaaacatgaaaactatttttaactGTTTCCCATATTCTAATCTTTATTTTGTAATGTAGCAAGTTTTGAATTGTTTTGACATCTAACTTAATTAAGAAACTTAATTAGGTTGAAAATTACTTATACACACCTAACACTTAACACTACTACCGCCAcaatttcttgaaattttttttatgtattccTTTAATTTGCAGGATACTGATATAATGTGGCTAAGGAACCCCTTCAAATATTTACAAGAAGATGCAGATTTTCAAACTTCTTGTGATAATTTCAATGGCGACTCCTCCGACCTAGATAACGCTCCAAATACAGGGTTCAGCTATGTAAAATCCAATGAAAAAACCATTTGGCTCTACAAGATTTGGTTCAATTCTAGGAAGGACTTTCCCAACATGCATGATCAAGATGTGTTCAACGAGATCAAAAAACTCCCTCAAATCTCAAGCATGAACCTGAAAATTAGGTTTCTTAGCCCAGAATATTTTGGCGGATTTTGTGAGTACTTCAAGGATTTTAACAAGCTTTGTACGATGCATGCTAATTGTTGTGTTGGATTGAAGAACAAAATCCATGATCTTAACAACTTTCTTGAGGATTGGAGCAAGTACCGGGCGTTGCCTCAAAACATGAAAGGCAAAAAGGCACATTATTATCATTCTTGGAGTGTGCCATCATCATGCAGGTTCTATCCTAGTATAGagtagaaatataaaattatataggCGTTGGaatagattttaataaattaaactccGATGTTATAGAAATGTATTCttgataataacaaaaaataaaattttatactatATAAGAAATGAATTTTGATTTACGTATAATAATTTCATTAAGTGTGATCGTTGGAATTTTTGTATTATTCCTAAATTTGAAGATTATTcatgataaattattaaaaaaatatttgaaaatggaAGCATATTTTAAATTCGTGAATATGATAGAGAGAATTTGACTAttataattctttaattttcttctatCAAAATCTACtgaattcttattttaaattgaataacAACTTTCTAATAGAACAAAGATTGTATGCAAGATTATTTTTGGTACATTAGaaaccaaaattttgaaattgtatTTATATATGGCTATTGGTTCTCATTAAATTCTGAAGTTCAaagtaaaatagaatattttgttttatttttatttaaactcaaataaaaaaaataatgacttatttcatttaatatttataataataaatgagatcacttATATAAGTTATATAATATGAAATAGCTAATGTAATTATAATCAATTATATGTATTGTAACACCCTTATTACCAGAATATCACGCTTTCGGTTGTGCCATTCTGATAGCAAAGATATTACGATGACTttcatatacttaataataaaataggagcATTTTTAACTCGAAATCGTGTCActgttttttttgaaaaaccaattttttttttcattttacaaACATGCATATATAAACAAATTCAATCACAATCTTTATATACGTATATATACATAAACATATGAAATTTCTCATACAAGTAACTTACAAATATTATAAACGTACATATCAttacaactcctatccctctttacggaaatataataacaaaggaaaaggaaaaaactataactaatatataaatatacaatatAACCAGAGGTACAggaaaaatttcataaaaatccTCATCTATCCTGAAAAGAGAAGTTTGtaaggggtgagaacctaaccacacaaTCTTATTATAGGAGTTTTAGAATTGTTATAAgaagatatatataaaagaaaaccGTTTTCAATCGTAGCAATCATCATTTGTCTTAAAAACCTTTTTTAAAAACCAACAGTTAATCATCCAAAATCcaaattcatatttttcttataaaatcttaaaagttaCCTAAGTTGTTTGAATGATTATTCTGTTTCAAGCATATGTTCATCAATTCTATATTGAAccaattagattttttatactTTGTTAAACTTCACACAAATAAATCACGGCTTTCGACCCATCACATAATCAATCAACACACAATTCACCACAAGTTAA
The Arachis duranensis cultivar V14167 chromosome 5, aradu.V14167.gnm2.J7QH, whole genome shotgun sequence genome window above contains:
- the LOC127747430 gene encoding uncharacterized protein At4g15970-like, with protein sequence MKKAPINNFIARYGYNHFLWLRRSMHMLFVGLVLLWMILLYYYASTRYFIHVSTKEKYDPKLESILRNASMKDNTVIITSLNEAWAKPGSIFDVFRESFRVGNDTKNFLNHLVVINWDQKAQARCQAIHPYCYQIESKSENATSKEAFFMTKDYLHIVWRKIEFLGFVLQMGYNFVFTDTDIMWLRNPFKYLQEDADFQTSCDNFNGDSSDLDNAPNTGFSYVKSNEKTIWLYKIWFNSRKDFPNMHDQDVFNEIKKLPQISSMNLKIRFLSPEYFGGFCEYFKDFNKLCTMHANCCVGLKNKIHDLNNFLEDWSKYRALPQNMKGKKAHYYHSWSVPSSCRFYPSIE